A single window of Maylandia zebra isolate NMK-2024a linkage group LG2, Mzebra_GT3a, whole genome shotgun sequence DNA harbors:
- the ltc4s gene encoding leukotriene C4 synthase isoform X1, which produces MMEELVGLGAVTLLGVLEQAYFSLQVIYARRKYSVSPPATTGPPEFERVFRAQANCSEYFPIFITVLWLSGVFFSQGLSSVCGLLYLYGRFNYFRGYSESAQGRLAPLYFCAQILWILIGFSAVGIFLTICRVYLNMDLLQELCSIFGLF; this is translated from the exons ATGATGGAGGAGCTGGTCGGGCTCGGCGCCGTGACACTGCTGGGCGTCCTGGAGCAAG CCTATTTCTCTCTCCAGGTAATTTATGCCAGGAGGAAGTATTCAGTGTCTCCACCTGCCACCACTGGACCACCAGAATTTGAGAGGGTCTTCAGAGCTCA AGCAAACTGCTCAGAGTACTTCCCCATCTTCATCACCGTGCTGTGGCTATCTGGAGTATTCTTCAGCCAAG gtctgtCTTCAGTCTGCGGTTTGCTTTATTTATATGGACGGTTCAATTACTTTAGAGGATATTCTGAGTCTGCACAGGGACG TCTGGCTCCACTTTACTTCTGCGCTCAGATTCTCTGGATTCTCATCGGGTTCTCGGCTGTTGGCATTTTCCTCACAATCTGCCGAGTTTACCTGAACATGGACCTGCTGCAGGAACTTTGCTCCATCTTCGGGCTGTTTTGA
- the ltc4s gene encoding leukotriene C4 synthase isoform X2, whose amino-acid sequence MMEELVGLGAVTLLGVLEQAYFSLQVIYARRKYSVSPPATTGPPEFERVFRAQANCSEYFPIFITVLWLSGVFFSQGEATEATEAAAALTRTLYDLKSLAPLYFCAQILWILIGFSAVGIFLTICRVYLNMDLLQELCSIFGLF is encoded by the exons ATGATGGAGGAGCTGGTCGGGCTCGGCGCCGTGACACTGCTGGGCGTCCTGGAGCAAG CCTATTTCTCTCTCCAGGTAATTTATGCCAGGAGGAAGTATTCAGTGTCTCCACCTGCCACCACTGGACCACCAGAATTTGAGAGGGTCTTCAGAGCTCA AGCAAACTGCTCAGAGTACTTCCCCATCTTCATCACCGTGCTGTGGCTATCTGGAGTATTCTTCAGCCAAGGTGAGGCGACAGAAGCCACAGAGGCTGCTGCAGCATTAACACGTACGCTTTACGACCTGAAAAG TCTGGCTCCACTTTACTTCTGCGCTCAGATTCTCTGGATTCTCATCGGGTTCTCGGCTGTTGGCATTTTCCTCACAATCTGCCGAGTTTACCTGAACATGGACCTGCTGCAGGAACTTTGCTCCATCTTCGGGCTGTTTTGA